One genomic segment of [Pasteurella] aerogenes includes these proteins:
- the tusB gene encoding tRNA 2-thiouridine synthesizing protein B gives MLYTFSQADYSEAELQRYLNAITAQDVIVFWQDGVLLPFKYAALLSQLDTNCYALEMDLQARNLICNMEKVRSISLQDFVALSEHYFPQLAL, from the coding sequence ATGCTTTATACGTTTTCACAAGCCGATTATTCCGAAGCAGAATTACAACGCTATTTAAACGCGATCACTGCGCAAGATGTGATTGTATTTTGGCAAGATGGTGTATTATTACCTTTTAAGTACGCTGCATTATTATCACAACTTGACACAAATTGTTACGCGTTGGAAATGGATTTACAGGCAAGAAACTTGATTTGTAATATGGAAAAAGTGCGGTCAATTTCTTTGCAGGATTTTGTTGCCTTATCAGAACATTATTTTCCGCAATTGGCGCTGTAG
- a CDS encoding sulfur relay, TusB/DsrH family protein: MLTDKRPFTEEDRTILNSYVAVVEGVSALIGNHCEIVLHSLEDLERSAICIANGHNTHRQVGSPITDFALKSLHNMKTESVSKPYFTRAKGNGLMKSVTIAIRNKSQRIIGLLCININLDVPASQFLQAFMPTPEQDEASAVNFASSVEELVTQTIEQTVEEITADRNVANNNKNKQIVISLFEKGIFDIKDAINLVADRLNISRHTVYLYIRQIKQDHEEIK; encoded by the coding sequence ATGTTAACAGATAAACGACCTTTCACAGAAGAAGATCGGACGATTTTGAATTCTTATGTGGCAGTGGTTGAAGGTGTCAGTGCCTTGATTGGTAATCATTGTGAAATTGTTTTGCATTCTTTGGAAGATTTAGAACGTTCGGCGATTTGTATTGCCAACGGACATAATACCCATCGCCAAGTGGGTTCGCCAATCACCGATTTTGCCTTAAAATCACTCCATAATATGAAAACCGAAAGCGTCTCCAAGCCTTATTTTACCCGCGCTAAAGGCAATGGATTGATGAAATCGGTGACCATCGCGATTCGCAATAAATCCCAGCGCATTATTGGCTTGTTGTGTATCAATATTAATTTAGACGTACCGGCATCGCAATTTTTGCAAGCCTTTATGCCAACACCGGAACAAGATGAAGCTTCGGCGGTCAATTTTGCAAGCTCGGTGGAAGAATTGGTAACGCAAACTATCGAACAAACCGTAGAGGAAATTACCGCTGATCGCAATGTGGCAAATAACAATAAAAATAAACAAATTGTTATCTCTTTGTTTGAAAAGGGAATTTTTGATATTAAAGATGCCATTAATCTGGTCGCTGACCGATTAAATATCTCACGTCATACGGTGTATTTATATATCCGACAAATCAAGCAAGATCACGAAGAAATCAAATAA
- the sdaC gene encoding serine transporter: MSNNQTKKWNKFDIIWSLNLFGTAVGAGVLFLPINAGMGGFWPLIAMVILVGPMTYFAHRALSRFVLSSSKPGSDITEVVEEHFGKTAGKLITLLYFFAIFPILLIYGNGITNTVDSFIVNQLGMESPNRVLLSFILIAALISVMLMSEKIMLKLTEYLVYPLVLILFSLSIYLIPEWNTSTLHEMPTAQGFISTLWITIPVLVFSFNHSPAISSFSQSQQRQYQDQALTEYHAGKSLRGTAGLLLFFVMFFVFSCVLTLTPEELLLAKQQNISILSFLANKFDNPYISYFGPLVAFLAITSSFFGHYLGAKEGLEGLYHKTIGQGKTINRKKLNYGSALFFLLTLWGVAIINPSILGLIESLGGPIIAAILFIMPMYAIRKVPSMQRYQGKISNIFVTVMGLIAISAVVYGLF, encoded by the coding sequence ATGTCTAATAATCAAACTAAAAAATGGAACAAATTCGATATCATTTGGTCATTAAATTTATTTGGTACCGCGGTGGGTGCCGGTGTTTTATTTTTACCTATTAACGCAGGGATGGGTGGATTTTGGCCACTAATTGCCATGGTAATTTTGGTGGGTCCTATGACTTATTTTGCACACCGAGCTTTATCTCGTTTCGTGCTTTCATCTTCAAAACCGGGAAGTGATATTACTGAGGTAGTTGAAGAACATTTCGGTAAAACTGCCGGAAAATTAATTACATTATTGTACTTTTTTGCCATTTTCCCAATTTTATTAATTTATGGTAATGGTATCACCAATACGGTTGACTCTTTCATTGTTAACCAACTAGGAATGGAATCACCAAATCGTGTATTACTTTCTTTCATTTTAATTGCAGCTCTCATTTCCGTTATGTTAATGAGTGAGAAAATCATGTTAAAACTTACAGAGTACCTAGTTTATCCATTAGTACTGATTTTATTCTCTCTATCCATTTATTTAATTCCAGAATGGAATACCTCAACCTTACACGAAATGCCAACTGCACAGGGATTTATTAGTACATTATGGATCACCATTCCGGTGTTGGTATTTTCATTTAACCATTCACCGGCAATTTCTTCTTTCTCACAATCTCAACAGCGCCAATATCAAGATCAAGCACTAACAGAATACCATGCGGGAAAATCATTACGAGGCACTGCCGGACTGTTATTATTCTTTGTCATGTTCTTCGTTTTCAGTTGTGTACTAACACTAACTCCAGAAGAATTATTGCTAGCCAAACAACAAAATATCAGTATTCTCTCTTTCTTAGCTAACAAATTTGATAATCCATATATTTCTTATTTTGGTCCGTTAGTCGCTTTCCTTGCCATCACCAGCTCATTCTTCGGCCATTACTTGGGAGCGAAAGAAGGTTTAGAAGGCTTGTACCATAAAACTATCGGTCAAGGAAAAACGATTAATCGTAAAAAATTAAACTATGGCAGCGCGTTATTCTTCTTGTTGACACTTTGGGGTGTTGCCATCATTAACCCAAGTATTTTAGGTCTAATCGAATCCCTAGGCGGTCCAATCATTGCGGCAATCCTCTTTATTATGCCAATGTATGCCATCCGTAAAGTGCCGTCAATGCAACGTTATCAAGGTAAAATCAGTAATATCTTTGTTACCGTGATGGGATTAATTGCCATTTCTGCGGTAGTTTACGGGTTATTTTAA
- the tusC gene encoding protein TusC, giving the protein MIKIAFVFRHSPHGSAFSREGLDALLAATAFCVEEEIGVFFVDDGVLNLLAGQKPQLILQKDFIPMFKLLDLYDIEQRYACIASWQQWGLAERETVISVEKIDRTLLMQKLQQAEKILTF; this is encoded by the coding sequence ATGATAAAAATCGCCTTTGTATTTCGTCATTCGCCTCATGGTAGTGCATTCTCGCGCGAAGGGTTGGATGCGCTATTAGCCGCGACAGCCTTTTGTGTGGAGGAGGAAATTGGCGTGTTTTTTGTAGATGATGGCGTTTTAAATTTGTTAGCCGGGCAAAAACCGCAATTAATTTTGCAAAAGGATTTTATTCCGATGTTCAAGCTATTGGATTTGTACGATATTGAACAGCGTTACGCTTGCATTGCCTCTTGGCAACAGTGGGGGTTGGCGGAGCGAGAGACGGTGATTTCTGTTGAAAAAATCGACCGCACTTTATTGATGCAGAAACTGCAACAAGCGGAAAAAATCCTGACTTTTTAA
- the tusD gene encoding sulfurtransferase TusD — MRYVLAIKQAVYGAQGAFLAYQLAQTLIQCGHEISQVFFFQNGVSNGNGFVHPASDEFHLQKAWQQLAQQHHIPLHLCIAAAQRRGVVDAPSAADLQQHNLASGFVLAGLGEFSAAVLQADRVITL, encoded by the coding sequence ATGCGTTACGTTTTAGCGATAAAACAGGCGGTTTATGGCGCGCAAGGGGCGTTTTTAGCCTATCAGTTGGCGCAAACCTTAATCCAATGTGGGCATGAAATTAGCCAAGTGTTCTTTTTTCAAAATGGGGTGAGCAATGGCAACGGGTTTGTGCATCCTGCAAGCGATGAATTTCATTTGCAAAAAGCTTGGCAACAACTTGCGCAACAACATCATATTCCGCTGCATTTATGTATTGCTGCGGCGCAACGTCGCGGTGTGGTGGATGCGCCATCTGCGGCAGATTTACAGCAGCATAATTTGGCGTCGGGTTTTGTGTTGGCGGGGCTGGGTGAATTTAGCGCAGCGGTGTTGCAGGCGGATAGGGTGATAACGTTATGA
- the slyX gene encoding protein SlyX, with the protein MEIQQILEHRLAELETKIAFQEKNLEDLNQALIEQQFIIEKLQLQIRYLANKFKDIQPSNIASQAEETPPPHY; encoded by the coding sequence ATGGAAATTCAACAAATTTTAGAACACCGCCTTGCAGAACTAGAAACGAAGATAGCGTTTCAAGAAAAAAATCTAGAAGATCTTAATCAAGCATTAATAGAACAACAATTTATCATCGAAAAATTACAACTACAAATTCGTTACCTAGCCAACAAATTTAAGGATATTCAACCATCCAACATCGCCTCTCAAGCAGAAGAAACCCCACCGCCACATTATTAA
- a CDS encoding putative glutamine amidotransferase, with amino-acid sequence MCQLLGMNCNTPTDILFSFAGFRRRAGLTDSHSDGFGIAFFEGKGVRIFRDNRPGHSSPIADSVEQYKIKSLNVVAHIRKATQGEVNLENTHPFIREIWGENWVFAHNGNLTTLPDLSDSYCQPIGSTDSEAAFCYMANQLKLRFRKKPTEQELFATIQEITHKLAEKGTFNFILSNGEWMIAHCSTNLHYLTRRAPFGKAQRVDDDNVIDFSNYTQDTDKVTLITTFPLTKNEVWTKMENGGFIFFKEGEKIAEIIGTPKQLPDDGTLGDQKAA; translated from the coding sequence ATGTGTCAATTATTAGGAATGAATTGCAATACGCCGACAGACATTCTGTTTTCCTTTGCGGGATTTCGTCGTCGTGCGGGATTAACAGACAGCCATTCAGACGGATTTGGCATTGCCTTTTTCGAGGGCAAGGGTGTGCGTATTTTTCGGGATAATCGACCGGGTCATTCCTCTCCGATTGCTGATAGTGTTGAGCAATATAAAATAAAATCCTTGAATGTGGTTGCTCATATTCGTAAAGCTACGCAAGGAGAAGTCAATCTTGAAAATACTCATCCTTTTATTCGCGAAATTTGGGGAGAAAACTGGGTTTTTGCTCATAATGGTAACCTTACCACATTACCCGATTTATCCGACAGTTATTGCCAACCTATTGGCTCCACTGATTCGGAAGCAGCATTTTGCTACATGGCAAATCAATTAAAATTGCGTTTTCGGAAAAAACCAACAGAACAGGAATTATTTGCCACCATTCAAGAAATCACCCATAAATTAGCCGAAAAAGGTACCTTTAATTTTATTTTATCCAATGGCGAGTGGATGATTGCTCATTGCTCTACTAACTTACATTATCTTACTCGTCGCGCGCCTTTTGGCAAAGCGCAACGAGTAGATGATGACAATGTGATCGACTTCAGCAACTACACACAAGATACGGATAAAGTCACGCTCATCACGACGTTCCCACTCACCAAAAACGAAGTGTGGACGAAAATGGAAAACGGTGGTTTCATCTTTTTTAAAGAAGGCGAAAAAATCGCAGAAATTATCGGCACACCAAAACAATTGCCCGATGACGGTACACTAGGCGATCAAAAAGCAGCATAA
- a CDS encoding FKBP-type peptidyl-prolyl cis-trans isomerase encodes MLKIQKLSMVALALSAVVSGQVFAEEKNDKQFDEDASYAVGVSFGAYLKSSLDAQKEAINYDSAKVLAGVSDALGGKIDFNDKAQMEKLEASLTAVDAKVKAAAEAKMVELSKKAKEDGEKFQADFAKKDGVKKTASGLLYRIEKEGSGDTIKPTDLVKVHYTGKLPDGTVFDSSVERGQPAEFKLDQVVPGWTEGLQLVKKGGKIELVLPPQLAYGEQGTGPIPPNSTLHFDVEVLDVTPEKTAK; translated from the coding sequence ATGTTAAAAATTCAAAAATTGTCGATGGTGGCATTAGCGTTAAGTGCGGTCGTTTCTGGACAAGTTTTTGCCGAAGAAAAAAATGACAAACAATTTGATGAAGACGCTTCTTATGCGGTTGGTGTGTCTTTTGGGGCGTATTTGAAAAGCTCATTAGATGCTCAAAAAGAAGCGATTAATTATGACAGTGCGAAAGTATTAGCCGGAGTTTCTGATGCTTTGGGTGGGAAAATTGATTTTAATGATAAAGCGCAAATGGAAAAATTAGAGGCATCATTAACCGCGGTGGATGCGAAAGTGAAAGCCGCAGCGGAAGCAAAAATGGTGGAATTAAGCAAAAAAGCGAAAGAAGACGGTGAAAAATTCCAAGCTGATTTTGCGAAGAAAGATGGCGTGAAGAAAACCGCATCCGGCTTGTTATATCGCATTGAAAAAGAAGGTAGTGGTGATACAATTAAGCCAACAGATTTGGTGAAAGTCCATTATACCGGTAAATTGCCAGACGGTACGGTGTTTGACAGCTCTGTGGAACGTGGTCAACCGGCAGAATTTAAATTAGATCAAGTTGTTCCGGGTTGGACCGAAGGTCTGCAGTTGGTCAAAAAAGGTGGCAAAATTGAATTAGTATTGCCTCCGCAATTGGCTTACGGTGAACAAGGTACTGGTCCTATTCCGCCAAATTCTACCTTACATTTCGACGTTGAAGTATTAGATGTAACGCCTGAAAAAACAGCAAAATAA
- the sdaA gene encoding L-serine dehydratase, which yields MISVFDMFKIGIGPSSSHTVGPMKAGKQFIDDLFSRRLFDQINRIQVDVYGSLSMTGRGHNTDIAIIMGLAGYLPHNVDIDAIPSFISQVKETALLPIAEGQKTIHFDFYENMTFHNTFLPLHENGMTITAYQDEQALYKQTYYSIGGGFIVDEAHFNQQEDHQISVPYPYKNAEDILYHCRENGLPISTMMMKNEIALHGKEAVKTHLAQVWKTMQECIERGINTEGVLPGPLKVMRRAASLHRMLQANQSLSNDPMRIIDWVNMFALAVNEENAAGGRVVTAPTNGACGILPAILAYYNQFISPVTPEVVERYLLTCGIIGSLYKMNASISGAEVGCQGEVGVACSMAAAGLTEIMGGSPEQVCMAAEIAMEHNLGLTCDPVGGQVQVPCIERNAIASVKAINSSRMALRRTTIPRVSLDKVIETMYETGKDMNAKYRETSQGGLAVKIVCS from the coding sequence ATGATTAGCGTTTTTGATATGTTTAAAATCGGTATTGGGCCTTCCAGCTCCCATACCGTTGGACCAATGAAAGCAGGAAAACAATTTATTGATGATCTTTTTAGCCGCCGGCTTTTTGACCAAATCAATCGTATTCAAGTGGATGTTTACGGTTCGCTTTCGATGACCGGACGCGGACACAATACAGATATTGCCATTATTATGGGCTTAGCCGGCTATTTGCCGCACAATGTGGATATCGACGCCATTCCTTCTTTTATTTCTCAAGTAAAAGAGACCGCACTTTTGCCAATCGCCGAAGGTCAAAAAACCATTCATTTTGATTTTTATGAAAACATGACCTTCCACAACACTTTTCTTCCGTTACATGAAAATGGAATGACCATCACCGCCTACCAAGACGAACAAGCATTATATAAACAAACTTATTATTCTATCGGCGGTGGTTTTATTGTAGATGAGGCGCATTTCAACCAACAAGAAGACCACCAAATCAGCGTACCTTATCCTTATAAAAATGCAGAAGATATTTTGTATCATTGTCGTGAAAACGGGTTGCCAATTTCTACTATGATGATGAAGAATGAAATTGCGTTACATGGAAAAGAAGCGGTTAAAACACATCTCGCCCAAGTTTGGAAAACGATGCAAGAATGTATTGAGCGTGGAATAAATACAGAAGGTGTATTGCCAGGTCCCTTAAAAGTAATGCGTCGCGCAGCCTCGTTACACCGAATGTTACAAGCTAACCAAAGTTTATCTAATGATCCGATGCGAATTATTGACTGGGTCAATATGTTTGCTCTAGCGGTAAATGAAGAAAATGCTGCGGGTGGACGCGTTGTCACTGCACCAACAAACGGTGCCTGTGGTATTCTGCCGGCAATCTTAGCCTATTACAATCAATTTATCTCGCCAGTTACACCGGAAGTTGTAGAGCGTTATTTACTCACCTGTGGCATCATTGGCTCACTTTATAAAATGAACGCCTCTATTTCCGGCGCGGAAGTCGGCTGTCAGGGCGAAGTGGGGGTAGCCTGTTCTATGGCAGCTGCCGGTTTAACTGAAATCATGGGAGGCTCACCAGAACAAGTTTGTATGGCAGCGGAAATTGCCATGGAACATAATTTAGGCTTAACCTGCGATCCGGTCGGCGGACAAGTGCAAGTGCCTTGTATCGAACGTAATGCAATTGCTTCGGTCAAAGCCATCAATTCCAGCCGCATGGCACTACGTCGCACTACCATCCCGCGCGTAAGTCTGGATAAAGTGATTGAAACCATGTACGAAACCGGCAAAGACATGAACGCCAAATACCGCGAAACCTCGCAAGGTGGCTTGGCGGTTAAGATCGTTTGTTCTTAA
- the gltX gene encoding glutamyl-tRNA synthetase produces the protein MKLDALFNLDPNVKVRTRFAPSPTGYLHVGGARTALYSWLYAKHNQGEFVLRIEDTDLERSTPEATQAILEGMEWLNLAWEHGPYFQTKRFERYNQVIEQMLEQGLAYRCYCSKERLEELRHTQEANKQKPRYDRHCLGDHNHSPDEPHVVRFLNPTEGSVVFEDAVRGRIEISNGELDDLIIRRTDGSPTYNFCVVVDDWDMGITHVVRGEDHINNTPRQINILKALGAPIPEYAHVSMILGDDGQKLSKRHGAVSVMQYRDDGYLPEALVNYLVRLGWGHGDQEIFTREEMIELFDIHSVSKSASAFNTEKLQWLNQHYMRSLEPSYVAKHLEWHMKDQGIPFESGVALEEIIPVLSERAKTLKELAAQSRYFYQEFETYDEKAAAKNFKPEAVAPLEKLTEKLTALSAWTVENIHDAMNATAAELEIGMGKVGMPFRLAVTGSGQSPSMDITAKLVGKERTLARLQKAIEFIKQK, from the coding sequence ATGAAATTAGACGCATTATTTAATTTAGATCCTAATGTAAAAGTTCGTACCCGATTTGCTCCAAGCCCAACGGGTTATCTTCACGTTGGCGGCGCTAGAACCGCATTGTATTCTTGGTTATACGCTAAACATAACCAAGGTGAATTTGTTTTACGTATCGAAGATACCGACCTTGAACGTTCCACGCCAGAAGCAACACAAGCGATTTTAGAAGGGATGGAATGGTTAAATTTAGCGTGGGAACATGGTCCTTATTTCCAAACCAAACGTTTTGAACGTTATAACCAAGTGATTGAACAAATGTTGGAGCAAGGCTTAGCTTACCGTTGCTACTGCTCAAAAGAGCGTTTAGAAGAATTACGTCATACACAAGAAGCCAACAAACAAAAACCACGTTATGATCGCCATTGTTTAGGTGATCACAATCATTCGCCAGATGAACCTCACGTAGTACGTTTCCTTAATCCAACCGAAGGTTCCGTCGTATTTGAAGATGCAGTACGCGGTCGTATCGAAATCAGCAACGGTGAATTAGACGATTTAATTATCCGTCGCACCGATGGATCGCCAACTTACAATTTCTGTGTTGTTGTGGACGACTGGGATATGGGCATTACACACGTGGTGCGTGGCGAAGATCATATTAATAACACCCCTCGCCAAATCAATATTTTAAAAGCCTTAGGCGCACCAATTCCAGAATATGCTCATGTATCTATGATCTTAGGCGATGACGGACAAAAATTATCCAAACGCCATGGGGCAGTGAGCGTAATGCAATATCGTGACGACGGTTATTTGCCGGAAGCCTTAGTCAACTATTTAGTGCGACTCGGCTGGGGACATGGTGACCAAGAAATCTTCACACGTGAAGAAATGATTGAATTATTTGATATTCATTCCGTCAGCAAATCCGCCAGCGCGTTTAATACAGAAAAATTACAATGGTTAAATCAGCATTATATGCGCTCACTTGAGCCAAGTTATGTCGCAAAACATCTTGAATGGCATATGAAAGATCAAGGTATTCCATTTGAAAGCGGTGTTGCCTTAGAAGAAATCATCCCGGTATTAAGCGAACGTGCCAAAACCTTAAAAGAATTAGCGGCGCAAAGTCGTTATTTCTATCAAGAGTTTGAAACTTATGATGAAAAAGCGGCTGCCAAAAACTTCAAACCGGAAGCGGTTGCACCGCTTGAAAAATTAACGGAAAAATTGACCGCACTTTCTGCTTGGACTGTGGAAAATATTCATGATGCCATGAACGCTACCGCAGCAGAACTAGAAATCGGCATGGGTAAAGTCGGTATGCCATTCCGTTTAGCGGTCACCGGCTCCGGTCAATCTCCGTCAATGGATATTACTGCAAAACTCGTAGGCAAAGAACGCACGCTTGCGCGTTTGCAAAAAGCCATTGAGTTTATTAAACAAAAATAA